The genomic interval CGGCATCGCCGCCACCAGCACGAGAAGGCCTTTCAACGTGAGATTGGCCAGATGAGATTTCGTCATGGGGAGGTCTCCTGACGCACGGCGAGCGCCGCGACGGTGGGGCGCGTGCCCTGCACGCGGGCGAGATGCCGGGACACGCTGCGCCGATACCGCGCGGCGGGCTCTCCGCCTGCGGGGCGGTGGTAGCGGCCGATCGCGAGCAGCCAGTCCTCGCCGGGGACGTATTGCTCTTTCAGGATCTCGGCGGCGATGGCGAGGTTGCGGTACGGGTCCATCAGGTCGCACGGGCTGGTGAAGCGGTGCTTCTGGTAGCCGAGGTTGATCTGCCCCAGGCCGGCGTCGATGCGTGTGTGCGGCGTGGAGCGCATTGCCTGCTGCAGGCCAGTGCAGGCGTCGGCGCGGGTGGCGAAGCGACGTGTCTGACCGGCGACGTTGAGGGACCACGGCCACGGCACGATCCGCCCGTTGCGCCGAATCCCGCTCTCCTGCAATGCCACGGCGTAGAGCACTGCCGAGGGAATGCCGGCGCGCTGCGCGGCGAG from Acidovorax sp. FHTAMBA carries:
- a CDS encoding transglycosylase SLT domain-containing protein gives rise to the protein MAASTLIAVPASRMLLALLLAAGSNAGTAHAQEVPPPAYQLAAQRAGIPSAVLYAVALQESGIRRNGRIVPWPWSLNVAGQTRRFATRADACTGLQQAMRSTPHTRIDAGLGQINLGYQKHRFTSPCDLMDPYRNLAIAAEILKEQYVPGEDWLLAIGRYHRPAGGEPAARYRRSVSRHLARVQGTRPTVAALAVRQETSP